A single Natrinema pellirubrum DSM 15624 DNA region contains:
- a CDS encoding universal stress protein: protein MYDRILVPTDGSDTAELAVEHALDLAEQYGATVHALYVVDTNAMSLSLGGEQLDRIEQGHYGEMDEVRERAESATGYVADRARERGIDTVEHVSAGRPHDMIGNYVADNDIDLVVMGSHGRTGVRRALLGSVTERTLRSTRAPVLVIDADEE from the coding sequence ATGTACGATCGAATACTCGTTCCGACCGACGGTAGCGATACGGCCGAGTTGGCGGTCGAGCACGCGCTCGACCTCGCCGAACAGTACGGGGCCACTGTACACGCCCTGTACGTGGTCGATACCAACGCGATGAGTCTTAGCCTCGGTGGCGAACAGCTCGACCGCATCGAGCAGGGCCACTACGGCGAGATGGACGAGGTACGGGAACGCGCCGAAAGCGCCACGGGCTACGTGGCCGACCGCGCCCGCGAACGAGGGATCGACACCGTCGAACACGTCTCGGCGGGCCGACCTCACGACATGATCGGCAACTACGTCGCCGACAACGACATCGACCTCGTCGTCATGGGCTCGCACGGACGCACCGGCGTCCGCCGGGCGCTGCTCGGCAGCGTGACCGAGCGGACGCTCCGGTCGACCCGCGCGCCGGTACTCGTCATCGACGCCGACGAGGAATAA
- a CDS encoding cupin domain-containing protein, translating into MEKVNESDVDWKEYDREEATFRRKELSNAVDADDLGCSLYELPPGERSWPYHYHTANEEAIYVLAGDGRLKTEDGLESLEAGDYATFPADESGGHRVVNDGSEPLRYLAMSTMNEPDVTVYPEMEKVGVFVGSPPGGRDERSLEGYYRLADEVEYWGADERR; encoded by the coding sequence ATGGAGAAGGTCAACGAGAGCGATGTCGACTGGAAGGAGTACGACCGCGAGGAAGCCACCTTCCGCCGAAAAGAACTCTCGAATGCCGTCGACGCCGACGACCTCGGCTGTAGTCTCTACGAACTCCCGCCCGGGGAGCGGTCGTGGCCCTACCACTATCACACGGCCAACGAGGAGGCGATCTACGTGCTGGCGGGCGACGGCCGACTCAAGACCGAAGACGGCCTCGAGTCCCTCGAAGCCGGCGACTACGCGACCTTCCCGGCCGACGAGTCCGGCGGCCATCGGGTCGTCAACGACGGGTCGGAACCGCTGCGGTATCTGGCGATGTCGACGATGAACGAGCCCGACGTCACGGTCTACCCCGAGATGGAGAAGGTCGGCGTCTTCGTCGGCTCGCCGCCGGGCGGCCGCGACGAGCGGTCGCTCGAGGGGTACTACCGGCTCGCGGACGAGGTCGAGTACTGGGGGGCGGACGAGCGCCGATAG
- a CDS encoding tRNA (cytidine(56)-2'-O)-methyltransferase — MHDDSEVAVLRLGHRPGRDDRMTTHVGLTARALGADRVIFPDNAGQSLETVADITDRFGGPFEAELTAGPQGIIRNWEGRVVHLTMYGERVQDVEAEIRTAHADAGEPLLLVVGSEKVPFDVYEEADWNVGVTNQPHSEVAGLAVFLDRLFEGRELEREWDDADRRVIPKETGKRVESADSDAEE, encoded by the coding sequence ATGCACGACGACAGCGAGGTCGCCGTCCTCCGGCTCGGCCACCGCCCGGGACGGGACGACCGGATGACCACCCACGTCGGTCTGACCGCACGGGCGCTGGGGGCCGACCGCGTGATCTTTCCCGACAACGCCGGCCAGTCGCTCGAGACGGTCGCCGACATCACCGACCGCTTTGGCGGCCCCTTCGAGGCCGAACTCACCGCGGGACCACAGGGGATCATCCGCAACTGGGAGGGCCGGGTCGTCCACCTCACGATGTACGGCGAGCGCGTCCAGGACGTCGAAGCCGAGATCAGGACGGCCCACGCCGACGCGGGCGAGCCGCTGTTGCTGGTCGTCGGCTCCGAGAAGGTTCCCTTCGACGTCTACGAGGAAGCCGACTGGAACGTCGGCGTCACCAACCAGCCCCACTCCGAAGTGGCCGGGCTGGCGGTCTTTCTCGACCGGCTGTTCGAGGGTCGGGAACTCGAGCGGGAGTGGGACGACGCTGACCGGCGCGTGATTCCCAAGGAAACGGGCAAGCGCGTCGAATCGGCGGATTCGGACGCCGAAGAGTAA
- a CDS encoding MBL fold metallo-hydrolase: MTADASCRAVRADRAHERIHRLEFDVPWPPKHVAAYLLEGEEPILFDAGAPDDAGETELREGLAEIGYEPADIDHVVVTHVHSDHIGQLPVLRAAGATVHAPARSLSRLERDLETAREGFREMTTAAGYEGDRYTEIVEEELEELRRDRRLVEPETARMIEPDATVTIGGREFETFATPGHAVDHLCFETTVEGTTVLFSGDALIEPFRAGAFQVGLDYGADEAVDAYYEAMDRLAETDATVVFPGHGPVFEGPQAVIAATQDRLDTLLEETREAAAAVGPASPLAIAEQRVGTVRHMAPLLDTLGALGTLEREGAVTYETEDGVRYYEIA; encoded by the coding sequence ATGACTGCCGATGCCTCCTGCAGAGCCGTCCGAGCTGACCGCGCCCACGAACGGATCCATCGCCTCGAGTTCGACGTTCCCTGGCCACCCAAACACGTCGCCGCCTACCTGCTCGAGGGTGAGGAGCCGATCCTGTTCGACGCGGGCGCACCGGACGATGCCGGCGAGACGGAACTGCGCGAGGGGCTGGCGGAGATCGGCTACGAACCGGCCGACATCGACCACGTCGTCGTAACCCACGTCCACAGCGACCATATCGGCCAGTTGCCCGTCCTCCGGGCGGCCGGCGCGACCGTCCACGCGCCGGCGCGGTCGCTGTCGCGACTCGAGCGAGACCTCGAGACCGCCCGCGAGGGCTTTCGCGAGATGACGACGGCGGCGGGCTACGAGGGCGACAGATACACGGAGATCGTCGAGGAGGAACTCGAGGAACTACGCCGCGATCGGCGACTGGTCGAGCCCGAGACCGCCCGCATGATCGAGCCCGACGCGACGGTCACGATCGGCGGTCGGGAGTTCGAGACGTTCGCGACGCCGGGTCACGCGGTCGATCACCTGTGTTTCGAGACGACCGTCGAGGGGACGACGGTGTTGTTTTCGGGCGACGCGCTCATCGAGCCGTTCCGCGCCGGTGCCTTCCAGGTCGGCCTCGACTACGGTGCCGACGAAGCGGTCGACGCCTACTACGAGGCGATGGACCGACTGGCCGAGACGGACGCGACGGTTGTCTTCCCGGGCCACGGCCCCGTCTTCGAGGGGCCGCAAGCGGTCATCGCGGCCACGCAGGATCGGCTGGACACGCTGCTCGAGGAAACCCGGGAGGCCGCCGCGGCCGTCGGACCCGCGAGCCCGCTGGCGATCGCCGAACAACGCGTCGGGACGGTGCGGCACATGGCTCCGCTGCTCGATACCCTCGGCGCGCTCGGCACGCTCGAGCGAGAGGGCGCGGTAACCTACGAGACGGAAGATGGCGTCAGATACTACGAAATCGCGTGA
- a CDS encoding class I adenylate-forming enzyme family protein: MDLEAVDESALEGNVAKLFDQTAAHHGDAQAMEHHGRRWTHAEVRDWTAELAGGFHDLGLEPGDRALLFLPNCPQYLIASIGAFKAGVEISPVNPQYKRREVAYQLEDTDAGAIVTHPALREVVDEALDDAGMDPEIITIRSEDWPRDPEDHAFEELRGEPTMVERADDDVALLPYTSGTTGDPKGVQLTHENTRAQLMWPLTASNVDVEPENVRSLTWLPLYHITGFTHTALQPLVGGGRLYFRSALEWDAQECMQLIEDEGITHYVGVTTMYADMVASEDFGEYDLSSLESASEGGAKLSPSVQERFEEVAGVDISEGYGLTETHGATHTQSGSTFGLKHGTIGQPLRMTDCKIVDGSGDEVAPGEEGELVVRGPQVMKGYLNMPRATEAAFTENGYFRTGDIARRDGNNYYEIVDRKKHMINTAGYNVYPSELENLLLEHEAVADAAVVGIPDERRNEVPKAFIVPTEGVDPGSDVTADELQEFCLAEVAEYKHPREVEFIEELPRTTSGKIQKYKLEDDAA, translated from the coding sequence ATGGACCTGGAAGCGGTCGACGAATCCGCCCTCGAGGGCAACGTCGCGAAGCTGTTCGACCAGACGGCGGCCCACCACGGGGACGCACAGGCGATGGAACACCACGGCCGGCGCTGGACCCACGCGGAGGTCCGCGACTGGACCGCCGAACTCGCCGGCGGCTTTCACGATCTCGGCCTCGAGCCCGGGGATCGTGCGCTGCTTTTCCTGCCGAACTGTCCGCAGTATCTGATCGCCTCGATCGGCGCGTTCAAGGCCGGCGTCGAGATCTCGCCGGTCAACCCCCAGTACAAGCGTCGCGAAGTAGCCTACCAGCTCGAGGACACGGACGCGGGCGCGATCGTCACCCACCCGGCGCTGCGGGAGGTCGTCGACGAGGCGCTCGACGACGCCGGGATGGACCCGGAGATCATCACGATTCGAAGCGAGGACTGGCCCCGCGACCCCGAGGACCACGCCTTCGAGGAGTTACGCGGCGAGCCGACCATGGTCGAGCGCGCGGACGACGACGTCGCCCTGCTGCCCTACACCTCTGGGACGACCGGCGACCCGAAGGGCGTCCAGCTCACCCACGAGAACACGCGGGCCCAGCTCATGTGGCCCCTGACCGCCTCGAACGTCGACGTCGAACCCGAGAACGTCCGCAGTCTGACCTGGCTCCCGCTCTACCACATCACCGGCTTCACCCACACCGCCCTCCAGCCGCTGGTCGGCGGCGGCCGGCTCTACTTCCGCAGCGCCCTCGAGTGGGACGCCCAGGAGTGTATGCAGCTCATCGAGGACGAGGGGATCACCCACTACGTCGGCGTGACGACGATGTACGCCGACATGGTCGCGTCCGAGGACTTCGGCGAGTACGATCTCTCGAGTCTCGAGTCGGCTTCGGAGGGCGGCGCGAAGCTCTCGCCGTCGGTCCAGGAACGGTTCGAGGAGGTCGCCGGCGTCGACATCTCGGAAGGGTACGGCCTCACGGAGACCCACGGCGCAACCCACACCCAGAGCGGCTCGACATTCGGCCTGAAACACGGGACAATCGGCCAGCCCCTCCGGATGACCGACTGCAAGATCGTCGACGGATCGGGCGACGAGGTCGCTCCCGGCGAGGAGGGCGAACTCGTCGTCCGCGGGCCCCAGGTCATGAAAGGGTATCTCAACATGCCCCGGGCGACCGAGGCGGCCTTTACCGAGAACGGCTACTTCCGGACCGGCGACATCGCCCGCCGCGACGGGAACAACTACTACGAGATCGTCGATCGGAAGAAACACATGATCAACACCGCCGGCTACAACGTCTACCCCAGCGAACTCGAGAACCTGTTGCTCGAGCACGAGGCCGTCGCGGACGCCGCCGTCGTCGGGATTCCGGACGAGCGACGCAACGAGGTGCCGAAGGCCTTCATCGTCCCCACCGAGGGCGTCGACCCCGGCAGCGACGTGACCGCCGACGAGTTACAGGAGTTCTGTCTCGCCGAGGTCGCCGAGTACAAACACCCCCGCGAGGTCGAGTTCATCGAGGAACTGCCCCGCACGACCTCGGGGAAGATCCAGAAGTACAAACTCGAGGACGACGCGGCGTAA
- the acs gene encoding acetate--CoA ligase has product MSQEDAELEARLEEQEAFEPPESFVEQANVTDQGIYEEFEENWPECWERAADLISWDEEYDTVLEDGDAPFYEWFTGGELNASYNCLDRHVEEGRADSVAIEWEGELGETRTYTYEELLDEVEDFAATLRGLGVEEDDVVTLYMPMIPELPIAMLACARIGAPHSVVFAGFSADALATRMNSADSEYLVTCDGYYRRGDALDHISKANEGLEGVDHEVSDVVVVDRLGDDLDHDLADNQHDYDELVADHEGSTVEPVSRDAEDMLFLMYTSGTTGKPKGVKHTTGGYLAYTAWTSHAVLDIEADDTYWCSADIGWITGHSYIVYGPLALGTTSVMYEGTPDYPDKDRLWEIVEKNGVDIFYTAPTAIRAFMKWGSEYTENHDLSSLRLLGTVGEPINPRAWKWYYKHIGNEECPIVDTWWQTETGGMMITTLPGVNTMKPGSAGPALPGIDAQVVDTEGEEVEAGRAGYVTVNNPWPGMLRTLYNNDERFVSEYWEEYSDPDADEWVYFPEDGAKIDEDGYITILGRVDDVINVSGHRLGTMEIESAVVGVEGIAEAAVVGGDHDVKGEAVYVYAIPEDGYEDRHAELEEKAMAAVLDSIGPIAKPEQIIFTHELPKTRSGKIMRRLLEDIASGNELGNTSTLRNPDVVDDIAEQVSDD; this is encoded by the coding sequence ATGTCACAGGAGGATGCCGAACTCGAGGCACGACTCGAGGAGCAGGAGGCCTTCGAGCCTCCCGAGTCGTTCGTCGAGCAGGCAAACGTCACTGATCAGGGGATCTACGAGGAGTTCGAGGAGAACTGGCCGGAGTGTTGGGAGCGTGCGGCCGACCTCATCTCGTGGGACGAGGAGTACGACACCGTTCTCGAGGACGGGGACGCCCCGTTCTACGAGTGGTTCACCGGCGGCGAACTCAACGCGTCGTACAACTGTCTTGACCGGCACGTCGAGGAGGGTCGCGCCGACAGCGTGGCGATCGAGTGGGAAGGCGAACTCGGGGAGACGCGCACGTACACCTACGAGGAACTGCTCGACGAGGTCGAGGACTTCGCGGCGACGCTGCGGGGCCTCGGCGTCGAGGAAGACGACGTCGTCACGCTGTACATGCCGATGATTCCCGAGTTGCCGATCGCGATGCTCGCGTGTGCCCGCATCGGCGCACCCCACAGCGTCGTCTTCGCCGGCTTCTCGGCGGACGCGCTGGCGACCCGGATGAACTCGGCCGACAGCGAGTACCTGGTCACCTGCGACGGCTACTACCGCCGCGGGGACGCGCTCGATCACATCTCGAAGGCCAACGAGGGCCTCGAGGGGGTCGATCACGAGGTTTCCGACGTCGTGGTCGTCGACCGGCTGGGTGACGACCTCGATCACGACCTGGCTGACAACCAGCACGACTACGACGAGCTGGTGGCCGACCACGAGGGGTCGACGGTCGAGCCGGTCTCCCGCGACGCCGAGGACATGCTGTTCCTGATGTACACCTCGGGGACGACGGGCAAGCCGAAGGGGGTCAAACACACCACCGGCGGCTACCTCGCGTACACGGCGTGGACGAGCCACGCGGTGTTGGACATCGAGGCCGACGACACCTACTGGTGTTCGGCCGACATCGGGTGGATCACGGGCCACTCCTACATCGTCTACGGGCCGCTCGCGCTCGGGACGACCAGCGTCATGTACGAGGGGACGCCCGACTACCCCGACAAGGACCGGCTGTGGGAGATCGTCGAGAAGAACGGCGTCGACATCTTCTACACCGCGCCCACGGCGATCCGGGCGTTCATGAAGTGGGGCTCGGAGTACACCGAGAACCACGACCTGTCCTCGCTGCGGCTGCTGGGGACCGTCGGCGAGCCGATCAATCCGCGGGCGTGGAAGTGGTACTACAAGCACATCGGCAACGAGGAGTGCCCGATCGTCGACACCTGGTGGCAGACCGAGACCGGCGGGATGATGATCACGACGCTACCTGGCGTCAACACCATGAAACCCGGCTCCGCCGGCCCGGCGCTCCCGGGCATCGACGCACAGGTCGTCGACACCGAGGGCGAGGAAGTCGAGGCCGGACGGGCCGGCTACGTCACGGTCAACAACCCCTGGCCCGGCATGCTCCGGACGCTGTACAACAACGACGAACGATTCGTCTCGGAGTACTGGGAGGAGTACTCCGACCCCGACGCCGACGAGTGGGTCTACTTCCCCGAGGACGGGGCGAAGATCGACGAGGATGGCTACATTACCATCCTCGGCCGTGTCGACGACGTGATCAACGTCTCCGGCCACCGGCTGGGCACCATGGAGATCGAATCCGCCGTCGTCGGCGTCGAAGGGATCGCCGAGGCCGCCGTCGTCGGCGGCGACCACGACGTCAAGGGCGAGGCGGTCTACGTCTACGCCATCCCCGAGGACGGCTACGAGGACCGCCACGCCGAACTCGAGGAGAAGGCCATGGCGGCCGTCCTCGATTCGATCGGGCCGATCGCCAAACCCGAGCAGATCATCTTCACGCACGAGCTGCCCAAGACCCGCTCGGGCAAGATCATGCGTCGGCTGCTCGAGGACATCGCGAGCGGCAACGAACTCGGCAACACGTCGACGCTCCGGAACCCGGACGTCGTCGACGACATCGCGGAACAGGTATCGGACGACTGA
- a CDS encoding transcription factor yields the protein MAFEDLLEDPVIQKYLHELVGPKGMPVAAAPPDGEVTDEELAEELDLELNDVRRALFILYENDLATYRRLRDEDSGWLTYLWTFEYDNIPENLEEEMYRLREALDERREYERNHEFYLCEICSIRFEFGEAMDFGFECPECGSPLESMDNDRLVNAMDDRLDALEDELNIDADA from the coding sequence ATGGCTTTTGAGGACCTGCTCGAGGACCCGGTGATCCAGAAATATTTGCACGAGCTGGTCGGTCCCAAGGGGATGCCCGTCGCGGCGGCACCGCCGGACGGGGAAGTGACCGACGAGGAACTCGCCGAGGAACTCGACCTCGAGTTGAACGACGTGCGGCGCGCGCTGTTCATTCTCTACGAGAACGATCTCGCCACGTATCGGCGACTGCGCGACGAGGACTCGGGGTGGCTGACCTACCTCTGGACCTTCGAGTACGACAACATCCCGGAAAATCTCGAGGAGGAGATGTACCGGCTGCGCGAGGCCTTGGACGAGCGCCGGGAGTACGAGCGCAACCACGAGTTCTACCTCTGTGAGATCTGTTCCATCCGCTTCGAGTTCGGCGAGGCGATGGACTTCGGCTTCGAGTGCCCCGAATGCGGCTCGCCGCTGGAATCGATGGACAACGACCGACTGGTCAACGCGATGGACGACCGCCTCGACGCACTCGAGGACGAACTCAACATCGACGCGGACGCCTAA
- a CDS encoding DUF4212 domain-containing protein, translated as MPDNNTQDSTDRQAATDGGVAGQAGQAHRNTDYLNAEVNLLNPSTQFMRDHLRIVWTGFVIWVLAVWGPVTATYLATDTMTTQMPVLGFPLHYFLVAFGAPTSALLLSFWYSRKRDALDEKYGIDHASVESAGHESGDATAADGGIDE; from the coding sequence ATGCCAGATAATAACACTCAGGACTCGACCGATAGACAAGCCGCAACGGACGGTGGCGTGGCCGGACAGGCCGGCCAAGCCCACCGAAACACCGACTACCTCAACGCGGAGGTGAACCTGCTGAACCCGAGTACCCAGTTCATGCGTGACCACCTACGCATCGTCTGGACGGGCTTTGTCATCTGGGTTCTCGCGGTGTGGGGCCCGGTAACGGCAACGTACCTGGCGACCGATACGATGACGACCCAGATGCCGGTACTCGGCTTCCCGCTGCACTACTTCCTGGTCGCCTTTGGCGCGCCGACCAGCGCCTTGCTCCTGTCGTTCTGGTACTCGCGCAAGCGTGACGCGCTAGACGAGAAGTACGGCATCGACCACGCGTCCGTCGAGAGCGCCGGCCACGAGAGCGGTGATGCGACGGCCGCCGACGGGGGGATCGACGAATGA
- a CDS encoding DUF2110 family protein, whose amino-acid sequence MVVLATKLYVEGEARERALDSLRSLVGNEIADLDVEFEIGVRHDDFPSVTVEGDDATVTRNVLREEFGEIVPDLEPGETYVGTLESWDDDGFVLDAGQGDGVRIPTDELGLGPGSATQIRERYGLVQHLPLRFVYGGDDPSRLSDAEQDRLYEWTRGDGRLNVNSATRAEVRATLNRAGHAQDYVTVERLGLLEQSVICPEDTDPPGLLASVGEYLPAELRCVVP is encoded by the coding sequence ATGGTCGTACTTGCAACCAAGCTATACGTCGAAGGAGAGGCCCGCGAACGGGCACTGGACTCGCTGCGATCGCTTGTCGGCAACGAGATAGCCGATCTCGACGTCGAGTTCGAGATCGGCGTGCGCCACGACGATTTCCCCTCGGTGACGGTCGAGGGCGACGACGCCACGGTCACGCGCAACGTCCTCCGCGAGGAGTTCGGCGAGATCGTCCCCGATCTCGAGCCCGGCGAGACCTACGTCGGCACCCTCGAGTCGTGGGACGACGACGGGTTCGTCCTCGACGCGGGACAGGGCGACGGCGTCCGGATCCCGACCGACGAACTCGGGCTCGGCCCGGGGTCGGCGACGCAGATCCGCGAACGGTACGGGCTGGTCCAGCATCTCCCGCTCCGATTCGTGTACGGTGGCGATGACCCGTCCCGTCTGTCCGACGCCGAACAGGATCGCCTCTACGAGTGGACCCGCGGCGACGGCCGTCTCAACGTCAACAGCGCGACCCGAGCGGAAGTACGGGCCACGCTCAACCGCGCCGGCCACGCCCAGGACTACGTCACCGTCGAACGGCTCGGCCTGCTCGAACAGAGCGTGATCTGTCCCGAAGACACCGATCCGCCGGGGTTGCTCGCGAGCGTCGGCGAGTACCTCCCGGCCGAACTCCGCTGTGTCGTTCCCTAG
- a CDS encoding VC_2705 family sodium/solute symporter, whose amino-acid sequence MTSAATVPLQESLLPEALDISFKIIPAILVIGMLGLFLAIGFVFRVADTEDMWVAGRSIGNVENGMAIGANWMSAASYLGMAASIALAGFYGLVYVVGWTTGYFILLIFMAAQLRRFGKYTAPDFVGDRFNSDSARAIAAVTTFLIGFVYAIGQAKGMALVGLYIFGDYGGLIPGLDGYQVMVVAMMVITVGYLTLSGMMGATKNQAVQYVILILAFVVGLFVVGYTNGYSTVLPQLEYGMLIDDLGSEFSEPFATSSYYLWVATTFSLIVGTCGLPHVLVRFYTVESERTARWSTVWGLFFICILYWSAPAFAAFGTDLYTQNVGATYGDPGMTGAASEVIVVLAAQLSALPQWFVGIVAAGGIAAAIATVAGLFIAGSSAISHDIYTNIINEDATQRQQILVGRLSIVALGVLTTLAALDPASSIAALVGYAFALAGSVLFPMFFLGMWWENANRPGALAGMTTGLVGWSIPMINEIVPTYVSSLEAPLSAGLAQWMPAIGSALITLPVVFIVTIAVSLMTEEPDIETKRVVRQCHSPEPMGQQQTAEDVVTDGGETPADD is encoded by the coding sequence ATGACGAGCGCTGCGACCGTTCCGCTACAGGAGAGCCTCCTGCCGGAGGCGCTTGACATCTCGTTCAAGATCATCCCGGCGATTCTGGTGATCGGAATGCTGGGGCTGTTCCTCGCGATCGGCTTCGTCTTCCGCGTGGCCGATACCGAGGACATGTGGGTCGCCGGCCGGTCGATCGGGAACGTCGAGAACGGAATGGCGATCGGCGCGAACTGGATGTCGGCGGCGTCCTATCTCGGGATGGCGGCCTCGATCGCACTGGCCGGCTTCTACGGGCTGGTGTACGTCGTCGGCTGGACGACGGGCTATTTCATCCTGCTGATCTTCATGGCCGCACAGCTGCGCCGGTTCGGGAAGTACACCGCGCCGGACTTCGTCGGCGATCGCTTCAACTCCGACAGCGCACGCGCCATCGCGGCCGTGACGACGTTCCTCATCGGGTTCGTCTACGCCATCGGGCAGGCAAAGGGGATGGCCCTGGTCGGCCTGTACATCTTCGGTGACTACGGCGGCCTCATCCCCGGTCTGGACGGCTACCAGGTGATGGTCGTCGCCATGATGGTCATCACCGTCGGCTACCTGACGCTGTCGGGCATGATGGGCGCGACCAAGAATCAGGCGGTCCAGTACGTCATCCTCATCCTGGCGTTCGTGGTCGGCCTGTTCGTCGTCGGCTACACGAACGGCTACTCGACCGTGCTGCCCCAACTCGAGTACGGCATGCTGATCGACGACCTCGGCAGCGAGTTCAGCGAACCGTTCGCGACCTCGAGTTACTACCTGTGGGTCGCAACGACGTTCTCGCTGATCGTCGGGACCTGCGGACTGCCCCACGTGCTGGTGCGGTTCTACACGGTCGAGAGCGAACGTACGGCCCGCTGGTCGACCGTCTGGGGGCTGTTCTTCATCTGCATCCTGTACTGGAGCGCCCCCGCGTTCGCGGCGTTCGGGACGGACCTGTACACGCAAAACGTCGGCGCGACCTACGGTGACCCCGGCATGACCGGTGCGGCCAGCGAGGTCATCGTCGTGCTGGCGGCCCAGCTGTCGGCCCTGCCACAGTGGTTCGTCGGCATCGTCGCCGCCGGCGGGATCGCCGCCGCAATCGCGACGGTCGCCGGCCTCTTCATCGCCGGCTCGTCAGCGATCAGTCACGACATCTACACGAACATCATCAACGAGGACGCGACCCAGCGCCAGCAGATCCTGGTCGGCCGCCTCTCGATCGTCGCGCTCGGCGTGCTGACGACGCTGGCCGCACTCGACCCCGCGTCGTCGATCGCCGCGCTCGTCGGCTACGCGTTCGCGCTGGCCGGCTCCGTGCTGTTCCCGATGTTCTTCCTCGGCATGTGGTGGGAGAACGCCAACCGCCCCGGCGCACTCGCGGGGATGACCACCGGGCTGGTCGGCTGGTCCATCCCGATGATCAACGAGATCGTCCCGACCTACGTCTCCTCGCTCGAGGCCCCGCTGTCGGCGGGGCTGGCACAGTGGATGCCGGCGATCGGCTCGGCGCTGATCACCCTGCCGGTCGTGTTCATCGTCACTATCGCCGTCTCGCTGATGACCGAGGAGCCGGACATCGAGACCAAGCGGGTCGTCCGGCAGTGTCACAGCCCCGAACCGATGGGCCAGCAACAGACCGCCGAAGACGTCGTGACCGACGGGGGCGAGACCCCCGCGGATGACTGA